In the genome of Raphanus sativus cultivar WK10039 chromosome 4, ASM80110v3, whole genome shotgun sequence, one region contains:
- the LOC108855860 gene encoding carboxyl-terminal-processing peptidase 2, chloroplastic, which produces MEVLASSSLSPIFTKHNTTNPNFSIQVKLFVSQPSKILKASSFRYPQTPRRSNAKPGLVFVCNRCFCLLDRNDLRKFSGKIMMKASVSFRKNVSVALVRLVSVLLVSSISVVTTADSPSWGLSEENLLFLEAWRTIDRAYIDKTFNGQSWFRYRESALRNEPMNNREETYMAIKKMIATLDDPFTRFLEPGKFQSLRSGTQGAVTGVGLSIGYPAASDGSPSGLVVISAAPGGPANRAGVSPGDFILGIDNTTTETLTIYDAAQMLQGPEGSTVELAIRSGPETRLLSLTRERVSVNPVKSRLCELPGSGSYSPKIGYIKLTTFNQNASGAVKEAIETLRGNNVNAFVLDLRDNSGGSFPEGIEIAKFWLDKGVIVYICDSRGVRDIYDTDGSNAIATSEPLAVLVNKGTASASEILAGALKDNKRALVYGEPTYGKGKIQSVFQLSDGSGLAVTVARYETPAHTDIDKVGVTPDHPLPKSFPKDEEAFCGCLKDPTAACYLNQGLLFSR; this is translated from the exons ATGGAGGTCCTTGCGAGCTCTTCATTATCCCCAATTTTCACTAAGCACAATACtacaaaccctaatttctcaaTACAG GTGAAATTGTTTGTATCTCAGCCTTCAAAGATTCTGAAAGCTAGCAGCTTTAGATACCCTCAAACCCCAAGGAGGAGCAATGCAAAGCCAGGACTCGTGTTCGTCTGTAACAGATGTTTCTGTCTTCTCGACAGGAATGATCTTAGGAAGTTTTCCGGGAAGATCATGATGAAAGCTTCAGTCAGTTTCAGAAAGAATGTCTCTGTGGCATTGGTTCGGCTTGTTTCTGTTCTGCTTGTCTCATCCATCTCTGTCGTTACAACTGCTGATTCACCATCAT GGGGTCTTAGTGAAGAGAATCTTCTCTTCTTAGAAGCTTGGAGAACGATAGATCGTGCGTATATCGATAAAACCTTCAATGGGCAAAGCTGGTTTCGTTACAGAGAGTCTGCTTTACGCAATGAGCCCATGAACAATCGAGAAGAGACTT ACATGGCTATCAAGAAAATGATTGCAACACTGGACGATCCTTTTACTCGGTTCCTGGAGCCTGGAAAGTTTCAGAGTTTGCGG TCTGGAACTCAAGGTGCGGTTACAGGTGTTGGGCTGTCTATAGGTTACCCGGCTGCATCAGATGGATCACCGTCTGGGCTTGTTGTTATATCAGCTGCTCCAGGTGGTCCTGCAAATAGAGCTGGAGTTTCACCTGGCGATTTTATCTTAGGAATTGATAATACAACCACTGAAACTCTGACCATATATGATGCGGCACAGATGTTGCA GGGACCTGAAGGAAGCACAGTGGAGCTAGCGATTCGAAGTGGACCTGAAACGAGACTCTTATCTTTGAC gaGAGAGCGAGTATCTGTGAATCCAGTGAAGTCAAGATTATGTGAACTTCCTGGCTCTGGAAGTTATTCCCCAAAGATTGGGTATATAAAGCTAACAACATTCAATCAAAATGCTTCGG GTGCGGTCAAAGAAGCAATTGAGACCTTGAGAGGCAACAATGTAAATGCATTTGTCTTGGATCTTCGAGACAATAG TGGTGGTTCTTTCCCAGAAGGAATCGAGATTGCTAAGTTTTG GTTAGATAAAGGAGTGATTGTGTATATTTGCGATAGCCGAGGTGTTAGAGATATATATGATACTGATGGAAGCAATGCTATAGCAACCTCCGAGCCTCTTGCCGTCCTG GTTAACAAAGGTACCGCAAGTGCCAGCGAGATATTGGCAGGCGCCTTGAAAGACAACAAACGTGCTCTGGTTTACGGAGAACCAACTTACGGAAAAGG TAAGATACAGTCAGTGTTTCAGCTATCAGATGGTTCGGGCTTGGCGGTAACAGTTGCTCGTTACGAAACACCAGCTCATACCGATATAGACAAG GTCGGTGTTACTCCTGATCATCCGTTGCCAAAGTCATTTCCGAAAGACGAAGAGGCTTTCTGTGGATGCCTTAAGGATCCTACAGCTGCTTGTTATCTCAATCAAGGCCTGCTTTTCTCTAGATGA
- the LOC108851784 gene encoding AT-hook motif nuclear-localized protein 23, whose translation MAGLDLGTSFRYVNHQLHRPDLHLHHNSSSGDVTPGAGIGHFTADDEDNNHQGLDLASGGGGSGSSGGGGHGGGGGGDVVGRRPRGRPPGSKNKPKPPVIITRESANTLRAHILEVTNGCDVFDCVATYARRRQRGICVLSGSGTVTNVSIRQPSAAGAVVTLQGTFEILSLSGSFLPPPAPPGATSLTIFVAGGQGQVIGGSVVGELTAAGPVIVIAASFTNVAYERLPLEEDEQQHLGGGGGSNGGGNLFPEVTGGGGGGGLPFFNLPMNMQPNVQLPVEGWPGNSGGRGPF comes from the coding sequence ATGGCTGGTCTTGATCTAGGCACATCTTTTCGTTACGTTAATCACCAGCTCCATCGTCCCGATCTCCACCTTCACCACAACTCCTCTTCCGGTGACGTCACTCCTGGCGCCGGAATAGGTCATTTCACCGCCGACGACGAAGACAACAACCATCAAGGTCTTGACTTAGCCTCAGGTGGAGGAGGATCAGGAAGCTCCGGAGGAGGAGGTCatggcggcggaggaggaggagacgtTGTTGGCCGTCGTCCACGTGGCAGACCACCAGGATCCAAAAACAAACCGAAACCTCCGGTGATAATCACGCGCGAGAGCGCAAACACTCTTAGAGCTCACATTCTTGAAGTAACAAACGGCTGCGACGTTTTCGACTGCGTTGCGACTTACGCTCGCCGAAGGCAGCGTGGGATCTGCGTTTTGAGCGGTAGCGGAACCGTGACGAACGTCAGCATACGTCAGCCATCCGCGGCTGGAGCGGTTGTGACGCTACAAGGAACGTTCGAGATTCTTTCTCTCTCCGGATCGTTTCTTCCTCCTCCGGCTCCTCCCGGAGCAACGAGTTTGACTATATTCGTGGCCGGAGGACAAGGACAGGTCATCGGAGGAAGCGTTGTTGGTGAGCTTACGGCGGCTGGACCGGTGATTGTAATCGCTGCTTCCTTTACTAATGTTGCTTATGAGAGACTTCCTTTGGAAGAAGATGAGCAGCAGCAtctcggaggaggaggaggatctaACGGCGGAGGTAATTTGTTTCCGGAGGTtactggaggaggaggaggaggtggactTCCTTTCTTTAATTTACCAATGAATATGCAACCAAATGTGCAACTTCCGGTGGAAGGTTGGCCGGGGAATTCAGGTGGAAGAGGTCCTTTCTGA
- the LOC130510933 gene encoding transcription factor MYB39-like, whose protein sequence is MGRSPCCDQDKGVKKGPWMPEEDDKLMAYIHKNGYGKWRSIPNLAGLNRCGKSCRLRWMNYLRPDIRRGEFTDDEESTIVKLHALLGNKWSKIASHLPGRTDNEIKNYWNTHMRKKMLQMGIDPITHEPRTNDLSNIRDVSQMLAAAIGNGQFGNNTFFNNNTAVEDLLKLQLIHKMLQIITPKTIPNINSFNTNSLNTKPEPVVNNIKTNPVDPKPKLAAAGHLNAIEPHVFTNQTENEDFMPSFEDVWDCTEDNQLPGLVMVSQENLNYYGDQLHEVPSTGSMSVTPEASGLNYPGMTQQSSGSDVLEDWEKFLDDETTDSCWKSFLDLTSPTSSPYPW, encoded by the exons atggGAAGATCACCGTGTTGCGATCAAGACAAAGGCGTAAAGAAAGGACCTTGGATGCCCGAAGAAGATGACAAGCTCATGGCTTATATACATAAGAACGGTTATGGGAAGTGGCGGTCAATTCCTAACCTCGCTGGACTTAATCGCTGCGGAAAGAGCTGCCGGCTCCGGTGGATGAATTATCTCCGGCCTGATATCCGGAGAGGCGAGTTCACCGATGACGAAGAGAGTACTATCGTTAAACTCCATGCCCTTCTTGGCAACAA atGGTCAAAGATTGCGAGTCATCTCCCAGGAAGAACAGATAACGAGATAAAAAACTATTGGAACACTCATATGAGGAAAAAAATGTTGCAAATGGGGATTGATCCAATCACCCACGAGCCAAGAACCAACGATCTTAGCAATATACGCGACGTTTCTCAAATGCTTGCGGCGGCTATTGGCAACGGCCAGTTTGGTAACAATACTTTCTTCAACAACAACACTGCTGTGGAAGATCTTCTCAAACTCCAGTTGATTCATAAAATGCTTCAAATCATAACACCCAAAACCATACCAAACATCAATAGCTTCAATACCAACTCGTTGAATACTAAACCGGAGCCGGTAGTCAATAACATCAAAACCAATCCAGTGGATCCTAAACCAAAGCTGGCGGCAGCTGGACATCTGAATGCTATTGAACCACATGTTTTCACAAACCAAACTGAGAATGAAGATTTCATGCCATCTTTTGAGGATGTTTGGGATTGTACTGAAGATAACCAGCTTCCTGGTTTAGTTATGGTTTCTCAGGAAAATCTGAATTATTATGGTGATCAGTTACATGAAGTCCCATCTACTGGTTCGATGTCGGTTACCCCTGAGGCATCCGGGTTGAATTATCCCGGTATGACTCAACAGTCATCCGGTTCAGATGTCCTAGAGGACTGGGAGAAGTTTCTTGACGATGAAACAACTGACTCTTGCTGGAAAAGTTTCTTAGA CTTAACGTCGCCCACATCGTCGCCCTACCCGTGGTAG
- the LOC108851672 gene encoding uncharacterized protein LOC108851672, producing MNSSPAIEPDAPDLVCQLDNVQGMVDALTCVRWKRHQDALVELSEHGIVLIVEESGCLQAKVYLQRELFTKYEYGAEGRPRFGISLGLLVDCLNTFSSPGHSNTIEIKYPGPDMELLLKSVDTLNSCIYSEIRTRIPETSEWDYNFEQAGTVPLTFTVKSAALKEAIDDLEWPGSSVQISLQMSPPCVTFRGEGHGDLQIDFMYYANTDLLLAFHCDTEVSYRYKYKFLKATTANIPGNVARENRGSKLTIGRGGMLKVQHLVSVSKPLAPQVDSAGYQPPSRIAYIEFFVKPEETA from the exons atgaactCGTCGCCGGCGATTGAACCAGACGCGCCAGACCTCGTTTGCCAGCTCGATAATGTCCAAGGCATGGTCGATGCCCTCACTTGCGTCCGATGGAAACGCCACCAG GATGCTTTAGTGGAGTTATCCGAGCACGGAATCGTCTTGATCGTTGAGGAATCAGGCTGCCTTCAAGCCAAGGTCTATCTTCAACGCGAG CTGTTCACGAAGTACGAGTACGGAGCTGAAGGGAGACCGAGATTTGGAATCAGCTTAGGGCTTCTCGTGGATTGCTTGAACACATTCTCATCACCTGGACATTCAAATACTATAGAAATCAAGTATCCAGGCCCTGACATGGAGCTTCTTCTCAA GTCTGTTGATACTCTGAACTCATGCATCTACTCTGAGATAAGAACGAGGATCCCAGAGACTAGTGAATGGGACTATAACTTTGAGCAGGCAGGGACTGTGCCGCTTACTTTTACCGTGAAG TCAGCGGCGTTGAAAGAAGCTATTGATGATCTTGAGTGGCCTGGATCAAGCGTGCAGATTAGCCTTCAAATGTCTCCTCCTTGTGTTACCTTTAGAGGAGAAGGACATGGAGACTTACAG ATAGACTTCATGTATTATGCCAACACAGATCTTCTCCTTGCCTTTCATTGCGATACTGAAGTCTCTTACAG GTACAAATACAAGTTCTTGAAGGCGACAACAGCAAATATTCCTGGAAACGTCGCGAGGGAAAACAGGGGAAGTAAGCTGACAATAGGGAGAGGAGGGATGTTGAAAGTTCAGCACTTGGTTTCGGTTTCTAAACCGTTAGCTCCACAAGTGGATTCTGCAGGTTATCAGCCGCCGAGTCGGATTGCTTATATAGAGTTCTTTGTCAAGCCTGAAGAAACTGCTTAG
- the LOC108852191 gene encoding uncharacterized membrane protein At4g09580, with protein sequence MERGGGTTIGDVNLPTPAKLATPRYSLSFWEVTAASGVVLGFLIGLVCVYLTMPQSDYSFLKLPRNLQDLQILRDNLEIYTSGYTVQVLVGYSLVYVFMQTFMIPGTVFMSLLAGALFGVFKGMALVVSTATAGASSCFLLSKLLGRPLIFSLWPDKLVFFQNQVARRKDGLLNYMLFLRLTPTLPNTFINVASPIVDVPYHIFFLATFIGLIPAAFVTVTAGIALGELQSLGDLYDFSSMATLFFIGVLSVTPTLISKKKA encoded by the exons atggagagaggaggaggaacaaCAATCGGCGACGTTAATCTGCCAACACCTGCTAAACTGGCAACTCCGAGATATTCTCTGAGCTTTTGGGAGGTCACGGCAGCTTCCGGCGTCGTTTTGGGGTTTCTCATTGGCCTTGTATGCGTTTATCTCACAATGCCTCAATCTGATTACAGCTTCCTCAAGCTACCTCGTAATCTCCAAGACCTTCAGATCCTCAG AGATAACCTGGAGATTTACACAAGTGGTTACACAGTTCAAGTTCTTGTCGGATATTCTCTGGTGTATGTTTTTATGCAGACATTCATGATTCCTGGAACTGTGTTCATGTCTTTGCTTGCTGGTGCTCTCTTTGGAGTTTTCAAAGGAATGGCTCTTGTTGTATCCACTGCAACAGCTGGTGCTTCCTCTTGCTTCCTCCTCTCTAAGCTCCTTGGTAGACCTTTGATCTTCTCGCTTTGGCCCGACAAGCTCGTCTTCTTCCAAAATCA ggTTGCGAGAAGGAAAGACGGGTTGCTGAACTATATGCTGTTCTTGAGACTAACACCAACATTGCCCAACACTTTCATCAATGTCGCTTCTCCAATTGTTGATGTTCCTTACCATATCTTCTTCCTCGCTACATTCATCGGTCTGATTCCTGCTGCATTTGTCACTGTCACG GCTGGGATAGCTCTTGGAGAGCTACAATCATTGGGAGATCTCTATGATTTCAGCTCGATGGCCACCCTGTTTTTCATCGGGGTGCTCTCTGTCACTCCAACCCTAATTAGCAAGAAGAAGGCTTAG
- the LOC108850141 gene encoding uncharacterized protein LOC108850141 — MASVLKLIWFLFFKPQSIWSHWYLTEVLEGNLNNFWVINTKQKNSWLANKLLLLRDTAYHWMNHVVGNGETTYFWTSNWSPFGKLINYLQGESCYSVGIPFSSTLAELWEMDHWLTDSVDMVEWSPLGTPTQLYSTRTTYDILRGPSHEVPWHKEVWFGGGIPKHKFTTWLMVLNRCPTLDRMLQWGLQTDGMCLLCNSVPESRSHLLFECTYSWEIWSTISTRCGYSPSPHWETELSKLQAFKDKRFRKLLLLAWQGSIYMIWAERNNRLHRQNYRSTSSTLVELDQLIRRRIASFRTSNPSLSSKLFQTWFSSIFHHRR; from the exons ATGGCTTCGGTTCTGAAACTCATCTGGTTCCTGTTCTTCAAACCGCAATCGATCTGGTCTCACTGGTATCTAACGGAGGTGTTGGAAGGGAACCTGAATAACTTCTGGGTCATCAACACAAAGCAGAAAAATTCTTGGTTAGCAAACAAACTGCTGCTACTAAGAGACACTGCCTATCATTGGATGAACCACGTTGTTGGAAATGGAGAAACCACTTACTTTTGGACCTCTAATTGGTCTCCTTTTGGGAAGCTAATCAACTACCTACAAGGAGAATCTTGCTACTCAGTCGGTATCCCCTTCTCTTCAACTCTTGCGGAGCTCTGGGAGATGGACCATTGG CTTACTGACTCTGTTGATATGGTTGAATGGTCACCTCTCGGAACTCCAACGCAACTCTACTCTACAAGGACTACTTATGACATCCTGCGCGGTCCCTCTCATGAGGTTCCCTGGCACAAAGAGGTTTGGTTCGGTGGTGGTATCCCAAAACACAAATTCACTACGTGGCTAATGGTTCTGAACAGATGTCCTACGCTAGATAGAATGTTGCAGTGGGGGCTTCAAACTGATGGTATGTGTCTCCTTTGTAACTCTGTACCTGAATCGCGATCACACCTACTCTTCGAGTGCACCTACTCTTGGGAGATCTGGTCCACCATCTCTACTCGCTGTGGTTATTCCCCCTCTCCTCACTGGGAAACAGAGCTCTCAAAACTACAGGCATTCAAGGACAAGCGCTTTCGGAAACTCTTGCTATTGGCGTGGCAGGGAAGCATCTATATGATCTGGGCGGAGAGGAACAATAGGCTCCACAGACAAAACTATCGCTCGACGTCGTCCACTCTAGTAGAGCTTGACCAACTGATCAGGCGGAGGATTGCATCTTTCAGGACATCTAACCCTTCGCTCTCCTCCAAACTCTTTCAAACTTGGTTCTCATCTATCTTCCACCATCGTCGTTAA
- the LOC130510932 gene encoding alpha,alpha-trehalose-phosphate synthase [UDP-forming] 5, protein MVSRSYSNLLDLASGNFHSFSREKKRFPRVATVTGVLSELDDDTNSNSVCSDAPSSVAQDRIIIVGNQLPIKSHRNSSGKLTFTWDNDSLLLQLKDGMREDMEVVYIGCLKDQVVDPLEQDDVAQRLLENFKCVPAYIPPEIFTKYYHGFCKQHLWPLFHYMLPLNPDLGGRFDRSLWQAYLSVNKIFADKVMEVISPDDDFVWVHDYHLMVLPTFLRKRFNRVKLGFFLHSPFPSSEIYRTLPVRNELLRALLNADLIGFHTFDYARHFLSCCSRMLGLSYQSKRGTIGLEYYGRTVSIKILPVGIHTSQLQSILNLPETQTRVSELRDQFLNQKVLLGVDDMDIFKGISLKLLAMEQLLQQHPEKRGRVVLVQIANPARGRGKDVQEVRSETQATVKRINEMFGRPGYIPVVLIDKPLQFYERIAYYVIAECCLVTAVRDGMNLIPYEYIICRQANPKLNETLGLEEEAKKSMLVVSEFIGCSPSLSGAIRVNPWNIDAVAEAMDYALIASEAEKQMRHEKHHKYVSTHDVAYWSRSFIQDLERACAEHVRKRCWGIGFGLGFRVVALDPSFKKLSIEHIVSAYKRTKNRAVLVDYDGTMVQPGSIRTTPSFSTIETLNKLASDPKNIVYLISGKDRKTLTEWFSSCGDLGLAAEHGYFIRPNDGTEWETSSVVSEFEWKQIAEPVMRLYTETTDGSTIETKETALVWNYQFADPDFGSCQAKELMEHLESVLTNDPVSVKTGQQLVEVKPQGVNKGLVAERLLTTMQEQGKLLDFILCVGDDRSDEDMFEVIMGAKDGPALSPVAEIFACTVGQKPSKAKYYLDDTAEIIRMLEGLSTSAAAAPDHQTPDVPTTKDIF, encoded by the exons ATGGTGTCAAGATCTTATTCCAACCTCTTGGATCTTGCCTCAGGCAACTTCCACTCCTTCTCCCGGGAAAAGAAACGGTTCCCAAGAGTAGCAACCGTCACAGGCGTCTTATCAGAGCTAGACGACGACACCAACAGCAACAGCGTCTGCTCAGACGCACCTTCCTCCGTCGCACAAGACCGAATCATCATCGTCGGCAACCAGCTCCCCATCAAATCCCACCGAAACTCATCCGGCAAACTCACCTTCACATGGGACAACGACTCCCTCCTCCTCCAGCTCAAAGACGGCATGCGTGAAGACATGGAAGTCGTCTACATCGGCTGCCTCAAAGACCAAGTAGTAGACCCTCTCGAGCAAGACGACGTCGCTCAGAGACTCCTAGAGAACTTCAAATGCGTCCCTGCTTACATCCCTCCCGAGATATTCACCAAGTACTACCACGGCTTCTGCAAACAGCATCTCTGGCCTCTCTTCCACTACATGCTTCCTCTAAACCCTGATCTTGGAGGCAGGTTTGATCGCTCTTTATGGCAAGCTTACCTCTCTGTCAACAAGATCTTCGCTGATAAAGTGATGGAAGTGATTAGTCCCGACGATGACTTCGTTTGGGTTCATGACTACCACTTGATGGTTCTCCCCACTTTCTTGCGCAAGAGGTTTAACAGAGTCAAGCTAGGGTTCTTCCTCCACAGCCCTTTCCCTTCTTCAGAGATCTACCGAACTCTCCCCGTCAGAAACGAGCTCTTACGCGCCCTCCTCAACGCTGACCTCATCGGTTTCCACACCTTTGACTACGCTAGACACTTCCTCTCTTGCTGCAGCAGGATGCTCGGCTTGTCGTATCAGTCCAAGAGAGGAACCATAGGGCTTGAGTACTACGGAAGAACCGTGAGCATCAAGATTCTCCCCGTTGGAATCCACACCAGCCAGCTCCAGTCGATTCTTAACCTCCCGGAGACTCAGACAAGAGTCTCCGAGCTTAGAGATCAGTTCTTGAACCAAAAGGTTCTCCTCGGTGTTGACGACATGGACATCTTCAAAGGCATCAGCCTCAAGCTTCTGGCCATGGAGCAGCTTCTCCAGCAGCATCCGGAGAAGAGAGGACGTGTTGTCCTCGTACAGATAGCTAACCCCGCGAGAGGACGCGGGAAAGACGTTCAGGAGGTTAGGTCAGAGACTCAAGCAACTGTCAAAAGGATCAACGAGATGTTCGGAAGACCAGGCTACATACCTGTGGTTCTCATCGATAAACCTCTTCAGTTCTACGAGAGGATCGCTTACTACGTGATCGCAGAGTGTTGTCTAGTAACAGCTGTGAGAGACGGTATGAATCTCATACCTTACGAGTACATCATCTGCAGACAAGCTAACCCTAAACTCAACGAGACGTTAGGGCTCGAAGAAGAAGCGAAGAAGAGCATGCTCGTCGTCTCCGAGTTCATCGGTTGCTCTCCTTCTCTGAGCGGCGCCATAAGAGTGAATCCTTGGAACATAGACGCGGTGGCCGAAGCCATGGACTACGCGTTGATAGCTTCTGAAGCGGAGAAGCAGATGCGTCACGAGAAGCATCACAAGTACGTGAGCACGCACGACGTTGCTTACTGGTCGAGGAGCTTTATACAGGATCTAGAGAGGGCGTGCGCGGAGCACGTGAGGAAGAGGTGTTGGGGGATAGGTTTcgggttagggtttagagtcGTGGCGCTTGATCCGAGTTTCAAGAAGCTTTCTATTGAGCACATTGTCTCGGCTTATAAGAGGACCAAGAACAGAGCCGTTCTTGTGGATTATGATGGCACGATGGTGCAGCCTGGTTCCATTAGGACGACGCCTAGCTTCTCGACGATTGAGACGTTGAACAAGCTGGCTAGTGATCCCAAGAATATCGTTTATCTCATCAGCGGGAAAGATAGAAAGACGCTAACCGAATGGTTCTCTTCTTGTGGTGATCTTGGTTTGGCAGCAGAGCATGGTTACTTTATAAG GCCAAATGATGGAACAGAGTGGGAAACATCGAGTGTAGTGTCGGAATTTGAGTGGAAACAAATAGCAGAGCCAGTGATGAGACTCTACACTGAGACTACAGACGGATCAACGATAGAGACTAAAGAGACTGCTCTGGTTTGGAACTACCAGTTTGCTGATCCTGACTTTGGATCTTGTCAAGCCAAAGAGCTTATGGAACACTTGGAAAGCGTGCTCACGAATGATCCAGTCTCCGTCAAGACCGGACAGCAGCTCGTTGAAGTTAAACCACAG GGTGTGAACAAGGGTCTTGTGGCAGAGAGGCTTCTAACGACGATGCAAGAGCAAGGGAAGCTTTTGGACTTCATTCTATGCGTGGGAGATGATCGGTCTGATGAGGATATGTTTGAGGTGATAATGGGTGCAAAAGACGGACCAGCTTTGTCTCCAGTGGCTGAGATATTCGCTTGCACCGTTGGACAAAAGCCAAGCAAAGCTAAATACTATTTAGACGACACTGCAGAGATCATCAGGATGCTTGAAGGTCTATCCACCTCCGCCGCCGCAGCACCTGATCATCAAACCCCGGATGTTCCAACAACAAAAGATATCTTCTAA